GATACTAAGTAGTTAAAGTAGTTGGTGtttgaaatgaaaaagaattgtCCGTTTGGGTCACAGACCCGCATGGATTTGTTATTCATGAACCGTCACGATTCTTAGGCTCAAAAATGCATTTTCAATAAGAGTAGATGggttttacttataaaccactaAAACATTCGGCCGGATTATACCATACCGATGTAAGATTTTTAGTTTTGACACGTCGAAAACCTTGAGGCTTAAATATTTTGGTTCTGATGAGTATCCATTTATATGTTGAATCTCGTCTGCACGCTATCTGGCCTTATATAGATTGTAATGTAATGTCAATCTTTCTAACAATGTTAGGTACTTGCATCATGAGGTGGCACCCCACATCATTCATAGGGACATAAAGGCAAGCAATGTGCTTCTGGATTCAGATTTTGAGCCACTGGTAGCAGATTTTGGATTCGCTAAGTTGATCCCCGAAGGTGTAAGCCACATGACTACTCGCGTCAAGGGAACGTTGGGTTACTTAGCGCCGGAATATGCTATGTGGGGGAAGGTTTCTGGGAGTTGCGATGTTTACAGTTTTGGGATTCTGCTGTTAGAGATTCTAACTggaagaaagccaatagacaagcTACCTGGTGGTGTTAAGAGGACTATAACCGAATGGGCGGAGCCCTTGATCGCAGAAGGCAGATTCAAGGAACTTGTTGATCCTAAACTTCGAGGGAATTTCAATGAAGATCAATTGAAGCAAGGCGTCAATGTTGCAGCCTTATGCGTGCAAAGCGAGCCTGAGAAGCGACCGAACATGAAGGAAGTTGTCAATATGCTTAAAGGGTATGATCCAAGAGGCAAAGAAATGAATTTGAGGATTAGAAGTGTTAAGTACAAGGAAGAACTTCTGGCGCTTGACCAAGCCACCGACGACGACGATGACGACGATTATGTAGATGATTATACTGGTGTTCCTGATGAGAGTGAATACGGTATTTTCAGCGCGCTTGAGGTGCAAAAAATGCAGGATCCTTACAATCGCTATGGAGACAAGAAAATGGTGAAACATGTGTGACAGCTTTGATTTGCACTCATTGATTGTCAATATGGAGTGATGAGAGATTTCCTTAAATTATTTGTTTCTTCTATACAATTATTATACCTGCTTTTGATATAATCAAGTAATggatttcatgttttggtgtttTACTAGTAATACTTCAAAATGAAGAGATATTATATACTGAAGTCTGCTATAATAGACTTGGACAACAACATCAAAAGCCCAAGTTGCTAAGGACTAGATTAACTCAATGTTTATAAACAACTTtagcatataattaattaattatgagaAATGCTATTCAGTGTCCTTAGGACATTGGATAAATGACATATCCTTAGGGCACTCGTTAATTAAAAAGACAATATATTTATTGTTACATAAAAAGTCATTGTGTTGACAGTAGGTGTGCACATTGGAGGCGGAGTATGCTTCTTGGTCTAGCTGCTCGAGGATGGCTAAAGACCTGTCTGGACAGGACCCATGCTGTTTGGACAGGAGTCTCAATTTGAGTTATGGGACAATTCCTTATAAATAGATTTTATTTGTAGGTGTTGGGTGATAGTTGTGTTGAGTTGCAAACACAAACACTGGAAGAATGCCATCTAGAACCAAAGAGAGGGGTTTGAGAGTGTGATAGTCCGAGAGAGAGATTTTGGTTAGTTTTTGAGTTCAAGAGCTCATCTCTTTTGTAAATCTTCTTCATGTTAGTGGAATCTTTCGTTGCTCTTCGCCCGAGGACATAGGCAAGTTGTGTAAAATCCCTTTAATCTTGTgtcttgtttctctcttttgtttccgcATATTTTCAATATTCTAGTTTTGTCGTTAAATTCACAACACGTATTTGAGACATCAAAAATTTGAGatcatttttttgaaacaattgAGATACTAATTTTTGGGATCCCTATTACTGTTGAATTTTATATACACACGTAAAGCTCGCTTAACATCCTACACTCCGTATGAATTGAGAGTAAAATGGATAGCATAAATTGGGATCtcaaacatttttctttttaacataTTTGTGGACGTTTAAATATCCTATGTAATTAAAAATGTGACTCCCAAAAGAAACAAGGTTTATTGCTGGTCTATAATGTATCTCTTGTATTGTCAAATATTTAAGTGGCCAAGAGAGAAGCATGAGAACCAGAATCCAAACTGGTACAACGTTTTTCTGTGCAAAATCGGAAAGAAGGGTTTGGTCCATTTAAAAGGGCATTAGTTGTCTATAAATACTCCCTAATGTGCATGTTCTTCTTTATGtggaaaaaccaaagaaattcATTGTCATATATGCTTTCATGCTTGGAAAAGTAGGCAAGATGGTACTACTTCACCGAAGCCTCGCTGTGGTAGACACGAGAGTCTCGTCAATAAAAGAGAGTTCCCCAGAAACCCAACTAATGCCAACTTCTTGCCTTTTGCAAGTAGCATGTGCGAATCCAACCCCtcccaacatttttttttgttgaattctcAAATCAAGGAAGGAGTTCTGGCGTCTTCAGACAATCAATATTATAAAGTTACAATAATATCCTTCAAGTCATCCAATCAAAAAACAGGAGAGGGGGATTCGTACTTGATCATTATagtgatacacatcatttttaTCACTCTAACCAATGACTCGGGTGTCTTGTGAGCGAAAATTTGAACACATAACTCTCGTTGTTTTTCGTGACGTAGTTTTatcatggacaactttttctttttttttatcatggaCAACTTACCACTGTGACTAACTGCATGGAGTAATCAGCGGCTTTTTGACATATAAGATCAACATGAACTTTGAAAGTCAACGGCTGAAAACccattaatatatacataaacgATTATTCTACTTGCAAAATAATAGTAATAGTTCTGAGAGTACAGGAATGGATCACAACAATGCAGAGCCTCACGTCACGTCATCAAAAGGATGGAACGATGCCGTATTGAGTATCGGACATGAACGGTACAGAGGCTTGAGAACCATAGAGGCGGTCGTTATTGACTTCGATTCGTTTGGCGAACCGGCCTCTTATTCTCGGTCTGCTCTCAGCGTAGGCTTTGCGTGAAGCGTAGCGAATAGTTTTCTCaaacttcctcttcttcctcttctctctgtACCTCAAAACCCTCGCTTCCCGATCGATTCCGCACAATTGGGTCGCCGTCGAGACTGTTATGCTGGGGTCAACCCCGTTTGTCATGCTTCCGCTAAAACTGTATGATATTTCGGACATGGAATTGCCGTCTGGAACCACTCCAACGTCCAGTGACGACGATGAAACctgaaaatttaaaatcaatttcaatttattattaattagcATTTCTTTTCAACTAATTTTCAGTCGCAATGATGAGTTAATTTCAAGGAATTGAAGTAATTACACTTTGACTGAGTGTATGAGTTGTGTAGTTGAACGGAGAGACATTCGATCTACATAAATCGATGGCGAAACAATTCTCGTTGTTCATTACCGGAATGGGAGCTTCTTTGGTCTGTACTGGTACCATGCTATCGGTACCTGCACTGTGATGTTGTTGGCGGAACCTGGCATCCATGGAATTCGGGTATTCGAAATCCAAAAAAGGATCCGGATCCATTCCCGAGAAGAACAGGTCCGTTGACGGCTTAACGTCATGATTTTCCCTGCCGAGTTTTGACGGCAGGTTCTGATTTGGCAGAAGCCAGGAAGTCTCTTCAGGGTCGTCTTTCTGACACGTGGCACCAATAAAATAAGTTTCGTGGGGAACTAGAAAATTTAACGGCGAGGATGACTTCACAATAGACTCGTCGGAGTCGAAGAACGGCTCCACTGGGACCCGCTCATGGCGTCGCGCGAGTGTATTCGCGGAGTGTATGTCAGCGTCGCAAGTGACGCACAGAGCGGCCGCGTCTGCCTTGCACGTGACAGCCGCAGGCTCTTGCTCGCACACCTGGCACATCCACACGCGCTCGTGTCGCGACGACAGCTTGTTCACTCCGTGAATCTTGGTGTCGCAGTTCAGACACAGGAAAGCTGAGTGGGATCCGCAAAACGCAGCAGCAGCTGCTGTTTTGCAATAATCGCACCGCTTCGCCGCCACGCTCCACCCGACGGAAAACCCTTTGATTTCAATTCCCATTAGTTCGGGCTCTCCAGACTCTAATGAGAGGCTATGTATGGATTCTTCGTGCGGGGGAGAAGAGAAGCTTGTGAGTAAGTAAGAGTAGGGAGTTTGGGTTCAAGATTTAGAAGatatattgattttctttttttatggagAAGGAGAAAGGAAATCTGGATGCTGACGAGTAGGAGAGGAATACGTGGACGATCGTTGGCCACACAAAACGGGTTCAGAATGGACAACTAGCTTTTGGTTAATTTTTGacattttaatgtttttgaggAGAAGTAGTTGACTAGTTGTCATTGGTCTGTGCCGACATCGGTCCCACGATAGGGAGTTCATTGGAATTCTCATCTCAGTTGAATTTAGCCATTTTAATTTGGTTGCTCTTCCATGTACCCAAAAAGGCTTTTTACCATGTATCAGCCAGAATCCGCATCGTTCCAGACCATGCTTTACACAGGCTCATGGCCCAGAAGAGCCTGACAGACCCGCGGCCTGGGCATGAAGATTACACAGGCCCACGGACTTAGCGGACAGGTGTAAGACATTGATTGTAGCTTACTGGTGGCTATCAGCCtttttacatacatatatgtccaACAATATTGGGTTAAAAAAAGGCCAACGCTCCGTCACGGTGGTTAGTTCGATCTCTCCCTATCGCGGTGGTTAGTTTTGGCCCGACGTCATCAAGCGCGTGAGAATATagctatatataataaaaatgattGGACAATATTGCCCTTGAATTATAAAATGAGAGGAGATTGCGGACCCAGAAATCTAGAACCGCACTGTGAGAGTGCCAGATCAGATGTGGCAGACCGTGGGTCGGCCAATCCTATTGATTTGGGAACTCCCAATCAAAGTCTTTTATCCAGAAACATTTCCGACAAActttaaaataattgaaaagctATCATGTGATGTCTAATGTAAAAACAGATAATAATGTTTGGGATAAACTCCACTCCACTTTTGTTCGGCTCTtgacaattgttttttttttttt
This genomic window from Tripterygium wilfordii isolate XIE 37 chromosome 9, ASM1340144v1, whole genome shotgun sequence contains:
- the LOC120006543 gene encoding PTI1-like tyrosine-protein kinase At3g15890, with protein sequence MGSAMSCCCSENPDERVNSISALAGNNSWRIFTYKELQTATNGFSEDNKLGEGGFGSVYWGKTSDGLQIAVKKLKAMNSKAEMEFALEVEVLGRVRHKNLLGLRGYCVGSDQRLIVYDYMPNLSLLSHLHGQFAGEVRLDWKKRMKVAIGSAEGILYLHHEVAPHIIHRDIKASNVLLDSDFEPLVADFGFAKLIPEGVSHMTTRVKGTLGYLAPEYAMWGKVSGSCDVYSFGILLLEILTGRKPIDKLPGGVKRTITEWAEPLIAEGRFKELVDPKLRGNFNEDQLKQGVNVAALCVQSEPEKRPNMKEVVNMLKGYDPRGKEMNLRIRSVKYKEELLALDQATDDDDDDDYVDDYTGVPDESEYGIFSALEVQKMQDPYNRYGDKKMVKHV
- the LOC120004864 gene encoding zinc finger protein CONSTANS-LIKE 5-like — its product is MGIEIKGFSVGWSVAAKRCDYCKTAAAAAFCGSHSAFLCLNCDTKIHGVNKLSSRHERVWMCQVCEQEPAAVTCKADAAALCVTCDADIHSANTLARRHERVPVEPFFDSDESIVKSSSPLNFLVPHETYFIGATCQKDDPEETSWLLPNQNLPSKLGRENHDVKPSTDLFFSGMDPDPFLDFEYPNSMDARFRQQHHSAGTDSMVPVQTKEAPIPVMNNENCFAIDLCRSNVSPFNYTTHTLSQSVSSSSLDVGVVPDGNSMSEISYSFSGSMTNGVDPSITVSTATQLCGIDREARVLRYREKRKKRKFEKTIRYASRKAYAESRPRIRGRFAKRIEVNNDRLYGSQASVPFMSDTQYGIVPSF